CCGGACGAAACTTCCTCCAAAGGCCGTCTGGGCCACGAAAAGTGGGTACCCCACTTTCCGCAGACACGCCTGCTCCGGTGAGCACCGCCACCGAACGGGCTTGTCGCAAACGCGCGATCAGTTCATCAGAAAAGGCTGCCAGAGATCCCATTGCTTCCCTCGTGAACGACGGGCACGAAGCGTCGTCCATGGGTCAGGACCAGGTGGGCGAGCAGGCCCACCAGCACGCCGGTGAAAACCGCTGCCAGAAGCATTGCGGGCAACAGGAAGAAGAGCTCCACGCGCCGCACGATAAGCACGTAGGCCAGGCCGAGCTGGGCGACGTTGTGGCACGTCGCGCCGCAGACGCTTACTCCCACCACGCTCAACAGCTCCCGGCCAAAGTACTTGGCCATCGCCATTGCTACCACCGCCGCGATACCTCCTCCCAAGGAGAGCAAGAAAGTGGGGTTGAAAAGCGTGCCAATGAACAAGGCACCCACCACGACTCGGAGTACTGTCACCGCAGCAGCCTCTCGCGTGCC
This portion of the Calditrichota bacterium genome encodes:
- a CDS encoding Gx transporter family protein, whose translation is MRHTLGNRRIVYGALLVATGLVLFLFESLIPRPLPWMKPGLANTAGLLALYLFGTREAAAVTVLRVVVGALFIGTLFNPTFLLSLGGGIAAVVAMAMAKYFGRELLSVVGVSVCGATCHNVAQLGLAYVLIVRRVELFFLLPAMLLAAVFTGVLVGLLAHLVLTHGRRFVPVVHEGSNGISGSLF